A genomic stretch from Edaphobacter aggregans includes:
- the flgG gene encoding flagellar basal-body rod protein FlgG, with translation MIRALYTAASGMSAQQANLDTVANNLANSATAGFRRRRMQFEDMIYQNMITPGSAQSQQTVSAGLQIGLGTRSAATEMVMTQGDFNQTSNPLDLAIQGAGFFQVSMPDGTIAYTRSGNFHMNNQGTIVTADGNTVLPAITIPSNATAVTISQYGVVTATIPGQTAAAQLGTIQLATFVNPGGLNSMGSNLFLPTGSSGNAITDLPGGSSGMGTLQQGYLENSNVDVVQEFVQMILAQRAYESNSKVVHVADDMYSQINNMIR, from the coding sequence ATGATTCGAGCTTTATATACAGCAGCAAGTGGAATGAGTGCACAACAGGCCAATCTGGATACGGTGGCGAATAACCTTGCGAACTCGGCTACGGCTGGGTTTCGGCGGCGGCGGATGCAGTTTGAAGACATGATCTACCAGAACATGATCACGCCGGGGTCGGCGCAGAGCCAGCAGACGGTTTCGGCGGGCTTGCAGATCGGTCTGGGAACGCGTTCGGCGGCGACTGAGATGGTCATGACACAAGGGGACTTCAACCAGACGAGCAATCCACTGGATCTTGCGATTCAGGGTGCGGGGTTCTTTCAGGTGTCGATGCCTGATGGGACGATTGCTTATACACGGTCGGGTAACTTTCATATGAACAATCAAGGGACGATTGTGACGGCGGACGGCAATACAGTGCTACCGGCGATTACGATTCCTTCGAATGCGACGGCGGTGACGATCTCGCAGTATGGGGTGGTGACGGCGACGATTCCTGGACAGACGGCGGCGGCGCAGTTGGGGACGATTCAACTGGCGACGTTTGTGAATCCGGGCGGATTGAACTCGATGGGGAGCAACCTGTTTTTGCCGACGGGGTCGTCGGGAAATGCGATTACGGATCTTCCTGGTGGCTCGAGCGGAATGGGAACTCTCCAGCAGGGGTATCTCGAGAACTCGAATGTGGACGTGGTGCAGGAGTTTGTGCAGATGATCCTGGCGCAGCGGGCGTATGAGAGCAATTCCAAGGTGGTGCATGTGGCCGATGACATGTACTCGCAGATCAACAACATGATCCGGTAA
- a CDS encoding response regulator has translation MRALIIDDSAVMRKVIERALRQAGLDLSEVLQASNGEEALQALRNESSASSPLALIVSDINMPVMDGLQFLEARRSENLAPGVPAVMITTEGSEPFVLRAIAAGAQGYICKPFTADQVKARVLPLLAAA, from the coding sequence TTGCGAGCTCTAATTATTGATGATTCGGCAGTCATGAGAAAAGTAATCGAACGGGCACTTCGCCAGGCTGGCCTTGATCTCTCCGAGGTCCTGCAAGCCTCAAACGGTGAGGAGGCCCTACAGGCACTTCGCAATGAAAGCAGTGCCTCCAGCCCGCTAGCACTCATCGTCAGCGACATTAACATGCCCGTGATGGACGGCCTTCAGTTTCTCGAGGCACGACGCAGCGAGAACCTCGCGCCCGGAGTCCCCGCCGTCATGATCACCACTGAAGGCAGCGAGCCATTCGTCCTGCGCGCCATCGCAGCCGGAGCCCAGGGCTACATCTGCAAACCATTCACCGCCGACCAGGTCAAAGCCCGGGTACTCCCGCTGCTGGCCGCGGCATAA
- a CDS encoding flagellar hook-basal body protein, with amino-acid sequence MDSGLYAAYTGLMARTQALDTAANNLANVGTSGFRSQKDYFRGVFAGGLDREAPADSQVGESVNGFGVLGGNRLDLGQGQLTATGNPLDLALEGQGFFALQTPNGLTYTRDGAFTRSTTGVLQSSLGEPVMDVNQKPITIPTGTVHISSDGSVSVATPDGTVVVGQVGVFNFADTSALTADGTNRFSAGGAKPVAGDASVLQGSIEGANEDAIHGTMQLVLVQRQAEMMQKALSVFNNEFDKTAAEELPRV; translated from the coding sequence ATGGACAGTGGACTCTATGCGGCTTATACGGGATTGATGGCGCGGACGCAGGCGCTGGATACTGCGGCTAACAATCTAGCTAACGTCGGGACGAGCGGATTTCGCTCTCAGAAAGATTACTTCCGCGGTGTGTTTGCGGGGGGGCTCGATCGAGAGGCTCCTGCTGACTCGCAGGTTGGGGAGTCGGTCAATGGCTTTGGAGTGCTGGGTGGCAATAGGCTCGACCTGGGACAGGGACAACTTACGGCTACGGGCAATCCGCTTGATCTGGCGCTTGAAGGGCAGGGGTTCTTCGCGCTGCAGACGCCGAATGGATTGACCTATACGAGAGATGGAGCATTTACGCGCTCTACGACGGGCGTACTTCAGAGCAGTCTGGGTGAGCCGGTGATGGATGTGAACCAGAAGCCGATCACGATTCCGACAGGGACGGTTCACATCTCGAGCGATGGAAGCGTGTCGGTGGCGACACCGGATGGCACTGTGGTGGTGGGGCAGGTTGGAGTCTTCAATTTCGCCGACACGTCGGCGCTGACTGCGGATGGGACGAATCGTTTTTCGGCGGGTGGGGCCAAGCCAGTTGCGGGCGATGCTTCCGTGTTGCAAGGGTCGATCGAAGGAGCTAACGAGGATGCGATTCACGGAACGATGCAGTTGGTCTTAGTGCAGCGGCAGGCAGAGATGATGCAGAAGGCGCTGAGCGTCTTCAATAACGAATTCGATAAAACGGCGGCTGAAGAATTGCCGCGTGTTTGA
- a CDS encoding flagella basal body P-ring formation protein FlgA, giving the protein MRWNLSNRVMVLGSCVALVVPVASAVCASTPAAAVSLSETIAGQIMQGEDGYRVTSVRWDPLLRQGWAMVARCGHPEWPEVALPTRVSNLLRREEGTALIEVVDRPLVVRAGDTVRLWRRENDLRIEVAAIAEESGGLGKSIRVRLMHAGVDGQPERQMVGVVRGPEDVEMQR; this is encoded by the coding sequence ATGAGATGGAATTTATCCAATCGGGTTATGGTGTTGGGTTCTTGTGTGGCGCTGGTGGTTCCCGTGGCGTCTGCGGTTTGTGCGAGTACGCCGGCTGCTGCGGTGAGTCTTAGTGAGACGATCGCTGGGCAGATCATGCAGGGCGAGGATGGATATCGAGTGACATCGGTGCGCTGGGATCCGTTGCTGCGACAGGGTTGGGCGATGGTGGCGCGGTGTGGGCATCCAGAGTGGCCGGAGGTTGCGTTGCCGACGCGTGTGTCGAACCTGTTGAGGCGTGAGGAAGGGACTGCGCTAATCGAAGTTGTGGATAGGCCGCTTGTTGTGCGGGCGGGCGATACGGTTCGGCTGTGGCGTCGGGAGAATGACTTGCGAATTGAGGTTGCTGCTATTGCGGAAGAGAGCGGTGGCTTGGGCAAGAGCATACGGGTTCGATTGATGCATGCGGGTGTGGATGGGCAGCCAGAACGTCAGATGGTCGGTGTTGTGCGCGGACCGGAGGATGTGGAGATGCAGCGATGA